From Terriglobia bacterium, the proteins below share one genomic window:
- a CDS encoding ornithine cyclodeaminase family protein: protein MATILNVTQIKEALARLDPAGTIVKEIEEGFVAYSQGKVVVPPVGELVFDRPRGDMHIKYGYIKDDDYFVIKAVSGFYENARLGLPVCSGLMLLFSQKTGELMCVLLDEGLLTHVRTAAAGAVAAKYFAPRNVRCAGIFGAGIQGRLQLEYLRYVREFKDAIVWGINQEELDRYRADMEARGFRVRTTFDAEEIASACNVIITATPSQTPLLTAGQVRKGTHITAMGSDTAEKQELDAEILRKADRLVVDSISQSLLRGEAARALQAGVIRRENMMELGTAIADPRCHRQSEDEITVVDLTGVAVQDIQICKAVWRVAAEKYGHV, encoded by the coding sequence ATGGCCACGATACTGAACGTAACGCAGATCAAAGAAGCGCTGGCACGGCTCGATCCGGCCGGCACGATTGTAAAAGAGATCGAAGAGGGCTTCGTCGCCTATTCGCAGGGGAAGGTCGTCGTTCCCCCTGTTGGCGAGTTGGTCTTCGACCGGCCCCGCGGCGACATGCACATCAAGTATGGCTACATCAAAGACGACGATTATTTTGTCATTAAGGCGGTCTCGGGCTTTTACGAAAACGCGCGGCTGGGATTGCCGGTCTGCTCCGGACTGATGCTTCTTTTCAGCCAGAAGACCGGAGAACTCATGTGCGTCCTGCTTGACGAGGGACTGCTCACCCACGTGCGCACAGCAGCCGCAGGCGCGGTTGCGGCAAAATACTTCGCGCCGCGGAACGTCCGCTGCGCCGGCATCTTCGGCGCCGGCATTCAGGGGCGCCTCCAGCTCGAATACCTGCGCTACGTGCGTGAATTCAAGGATGCCATCGTCTGGGGCATCAATCAGGAAGAACTGGATCGATACCGGGCCGACATGGAAGCCAGGGGCTTCCGCGTGCGCACGACGTTCGATGCCGAGGAAATCGCGTCGGCCTGCAATGTCATCATCACCGCCACTCCCTCCCAAACCCCGCTGCTCACGGCGGGGCAGGTACGAAAAGGTACCCACATCACGGCTATGGGCTCAGACACTGCGGAGAAGCAGGAGCTGGATGCAGAGATCCTCCGGAAAGCCGACCGGCTTGTCGTCGACAGCATCAGCCAGTCGCTTCTGCGCGGGGAAGCCGCCCGCGCCTTGCAGGCGGGCGTGATCCGCAGAGAGAACATGATGGAGCTGGGCACCGCGATCGCCGATCCCCGGTGCCATCGCCAGTCTGAAGACGAGATCACCGTCGTGGACCTGACGGGAGTCGCAGTTCAGGACATCCAGATATGTAAAGCCGTCTGGCGGGTGGCCGCCGAAAAGTACGGTCATGTTTGA
- a CDS encoding tetratricopeptide repeat protein produces the protein MSRFLQAMMTVALASSIAATRAEAQVAAKKPQAADPAASTRQALSLADRGRCTEALPVLKRNTQGLPDKQLRYLAAFATVRCGMSVNDTAAVVTALSLLQRDFPDDPEVLYTAARIFSQLADRNAHDLATRFPKSPQVGKLNAEALESKQMWKEAIEAYRNILAQDPKVPGIHYRIATILLDISSTAEAAAEAKKELEAELQINPDNASAVFVLGEVARRAGSWDEAIRLFTRAAQLDVGFMEAYFSLGMSLNAAGKYADAIAPLERYAKGVPDDPAGHYQLAIAFSRTGNKAAADRELQLQREALAKKRLACADPRTHQRPGELRNGGVDLNAPLV, from the coding sequence ATGTCGAGATTTCTGCAGGCGATGATGACGGTCGCGCTTGCCAGCAGCATAGCCGCGACGAGGGCGGAAGCCCAAGTTGCCGCGAAAAAACCCCAGGCCGCCGACCCTGCGGCATCCACCCGTCAAGCTCTGAGCTTGGCAGACAGAGGCCGCTGCACGGAGGCCCTGCCGGTTTTGAAGCGCAACACGCAAGGCCTGCCGGACAAGCAGCTTCGCTACCTCGCCGCATTTGCCACCGTTCGCTGCGGCATGAGTGTGAACGACACCGCAGCTGTCGTGACGGCTCTGTCGCTGTTGCAGCGCGATTTCCCTGACGATCCGGAAGTGCTCTACACCGCCGCCCGCATCTTCTCCCAGCTTGCCGATCGAAACGCTCATGATCTGGCCACACGGTTCCCCAAATCGCCGCAGGTTGGCAAGCTCAACGCGGAGGCGCTTGAATCGAAGCAGATGTGGAAGGAGGCGATTGAGGCCTATCGCAATATCCTGGCGCAGGATCCCAAGGTCCCGGGCATCCACTACCGTATTGCTACGATTCTGCTCGATATATCATCCACCGCGGAGGCGGCTGCGGAAGCGAAGAAGGAACTGGAGGCGGAGCTTCAAATCAATCCTGACAACGCATCGGCCGTTTTCGTGCTGGGTGAGGTAGCACGCCGGGCGGGCTCTTGGGACGAAGCTATCCGGCTTTTCACGCGCGCCGCGCAATTGGATGTCGGGTTTATGGAGGCTTACTTCTCGCTCGGCATGTCGCTTAATGCGGCGGGCAAATACGCGGATGCGATCGCGCCGCTGGAGCGCTATGCCAAGGGCGTGCCGGACGACCCGGCGGGACATTATCAGCTTGCCATCGCATTCTCCCGCACCGGCAACAAGGCGGCCGCGGATCGCGAACTACAGCTTCAACGGGAAGCACTCGCAAAAAAAAGGTTGGCGTGCGCCGACCCACGAACGCACCAGCGCCCTGGTGAACTCCGTAATGGAGGCGTCGATCTCAATGCTCCCCTGGTCTAG
- a CDS encoding nitrilase, with product MSHGPRYYAACCQTDFASPASRREIPARVDRMLELIDSAVIGYEPFFPVRLVVFPEFAHTPPVYNTVRELEEHLAVPVPNEHTHRYSLRARHHGIYIQTGTFLEKDENYPGVVFNTTCLVGPDGVLARYRKTHPWIPWEVHASPHDIPGYSEDPFPVVDTELGRLGAAICYDWLFPEAIRQLALKGAEVLIRVSAYMDPWGTAAPLDWWTLVNRCRALENIAYVVAVNQGARLANYPPFSWPGGSMVVDFDGRILAQAEPGPGERIVVAPVDIDALRGERARRRGHHMLSHLRTELYSGYSRPIYPRGAEALPHTIEENNRLIEKAKAGGPPLPPRRE from the coding sequence ATGAGCCACGGGCCACGGTATTATGCCGCCTGCTGTCAGACCGATTTTGCGAGCCCGGCTTCGCGACGGGAAATTCCCGCGCGGGTGGACCGGATGCTTGAGCTGATCGACTCCGCCGTGATCGGCTATGAGCCCTTTTTTCCCGTGCGCCTCGTGGTTTTTCCGGAGTTCGCCCACACTCCACCGGTCTACAACACGGTCCGCGAGCTGGAGGAGCATCTTGCGGTTCCCGTGCCTAACGAGCACACGCACCGGTACTCACTGCGCGCCCGCCACCATGGGATCTACATCCAGACCGGCACTTTTCTGGAAAAAGACGAGAATTACCCGGGTGTCGTCTTCAACACCACATGCCTGGTGGGGCCCGATGGTGTTCTTGCGCGATATCGGAAAACCCACCCGTGGATCCCATGGGAGGTTCATGCCAGCCCGCACGACATCCCCGGCTACAGCGAAGACCCTTTTCCCGTGGTCGACACCGAGTTGGGGAGGCTGGGGGCAGCGATCTGTTATGACTGGCTATTCCCCGAGGCCATTCGCCAGCTGGCTCTCAAGGGCGCGGAGGTGCTGATCCGGGTTTCTGCCTACATGGACCCATGGGGAACAGCGGCTCCCCTGGACTGGTGGACACTGGTGAATCGTTGCCGGGCGCTCGAGAACATCGCTTATGTGGTGGCGGTCAACCAGGGGGCGCGCCTTGCCAACTACCCGCCGTTCAGCTGGCCCGGCGGGAGCATGGTGGTGGACTTTGACGGGCGAATTCTCGCCCAGGCCGAACCCGGTCCGGGCGAGAGGATAGTTGTGGCGCCAGTGGATATCGATGCCCTGCGCGGAGAGCGCGCCCGCCGTCGCGGGCATCACATGCTTTCTCACCTGCGCACCGAGCTCTACTCCGGGTATTCCCGTCCGATCTATCCCCGGGGGGCCGAAGCGCTCCCGCACACCATCGAGGAAAACAACCGGCTGATTGAGAAGGCGAAGGCCGGGGGGCCGCCTCTGCCGCCGCGCCGGGAGTGA
- a CDS encoding ABC transporter permease, which translates to MNHLGRDIRYGMRMLIKHPTLTITAILTFGLGIGISTMVFSIVNGAFFKGLPFEDSEKIVALANTNPSRNLRNVPVSVHDFSIWQQRQTVFETMGAWSMEAVNLVSSGAQPERVAAGQMTAGAFDTLRVKPILGRTFNAREDRPGARPVIVLSYDIWRDRYESSRDILGQTVRTNGIPRTIIGIMPKGFAFPDNQKVWIPLEIDPLATPRGQGASYAVIARLKEGVSIQEANAQAAAMGAQLAKEFPDTNRDLRAVVRPFVENVLGTSLYGVLYTMLAAGIGVLLVACVNVANLLLARVSLRSREIAVRMAIGAKRAQVVRQFMTEVLLLAAGGSALGLGLCQAGMQWFQNAITVDPPPFFITFGLDYRVMVFVAAMTFAASLFAGLFPAFRATRMGIGEALKDASRASIGLRSGRFSAGLIVVEVAVSCGLLITAGLMTKSIVQLKTFDLPFATDSIFTARLNLPRVQYPDDASRTRFLEELLSRAETIPAVEAAALSDEVPGHSLGTTQFQIEGQAYGRASDYPIARRCTVSSGYFKTFGVGILRGRGFEAVDRANGQPVAVINESFARKYFPKRDPLGQRIKTGRADSSTPWLTIVGLVPDMLMQGLGRDEQTGAGYYIPIAQQSRESVGLALKTRGEPGAVTPELRAAVASLDRDLPIYDARSMKEVIARESWFVGVFGSFFLAFGASALLLAVTGLYGVMSFSVMQRTREFGIRMALGAQGGQLLGLIMKKGVFRLALGLFLGLGLGLLAGGFLRTLLFRVSPRDPLVLVTILAVLALAGLLANLIPARRATRINPVIALSSE; encoded by the coding sequence ATGAACCATCTTGGTCGGGACATTCGTTACGGCATGCGGATGCTCATCAAACACCCTACTTTGACGATCACTGCGATCCTGACCTTTGGTTTGGGGATCGGGATTTCCACGATGGTCTTCAGCATCGTGAACGGAGCTTTTTTCAAGGGCCTCCCCTTTGAGGACAGCGAGAAGATAGTCGCGCTCGCCAACACGAATCCTTCACGAAATTTGCGGAATGTGCCCGTGAGCGTCCACGATTTCTCCATCTGGCAGCAGCGGCAGACGGTATTCGAGACCATGGGCGCCTGGTCCATGGAAGCCGTCAACCTGGTATCGTCCGGAGCGCAGCCGGAACGCGTCGCCGCCGGACAAATGACCGCAGGGGCATTTGACACTCTCAGGGTCAAGCCGATACTTGGCCGTACGTTCAACGCAAGGGAAGATCGCCCAGGAGCCCGGCCGGTAATCGTCCTCAGCTATGATATCTGGCGCGATCGCTACGAGAGTTCACGAGATATCCTCGGACAAACCGTCCGAACCAACGGCATTCCCCGCACGATCATCGGGATCATGCCCAAGGGATTTGCATTCCCGGACAACCAGAAGGTCTGGATCCCGCTCGAAATCGATCCGCTGGCAACCCCGCGGGGGCAGGGCGCTTCCTATGCCGTGATTGCGCGCCTGAAGGAAGGAGTCTCGATTCAAGAAGCCAACGCGCAGGCCGCCGCTATGGGCGCACAACTCGCCAAGGAGTTCCCTGATACCAATCGAGACCTCCGCGCCGTTGTCCGGCCCTTTGTAGAAAACGTGCTGGGCACCAGCCTTTACGGAGTGCTTTATACAATGCTGGCCGCAGGCATCGGTGTGCTGCTTGTTGCCTGCGTCAATGTTGCCAATCTGCTGCTGGCAAGAGTCTCGCTGCGCAGCAGGGAAATCGCAGTGAGAATGGCGATCGGCGCGAAACGCGCCCAGGTGGTACGGCAGTTCATGACCGAAGTGCTCCTTCTGGCGGCGGGCGGCAGCGCTCTCGGGTTGGGCCTGTGCCAGGCGGGCATGCAATGGTTCCAGAATGCCATTACGGTGGATCCTCCGCCGTTCTTCATCACCTTCGGCCTTGACTACCGCGTGATGGTCTTCGTGGCTGCCATGACTTTCGCAGCGAGCCTGTTCGCGGGTCTCTTCCCCGCATTCCGGGCGACGAGAATGGGGATTGGTGAAGCTTTGAAGGACGCGTCACGAGCCTCCATAGGGCTGCGCAGCGGAAGATTCAGCGCCGGCCTGATCGTGGTCGAGGTGGCGGTGTCCTGCGGGCTCCTCATCACTGCGGGCCTGATGACCAAAAGCATAGTTCAACTGAAGACGTTCGACTTGCCGTTTGCTACCGACAGCATCTTCACCGCGCGCCTGAATTTGCCTCGGGTCCAATACCCTGATGACGCGAGCCGCACACGGTTCCTGGAGGAACTTCTGAGTAGGGCGGAAACCATCCCCGCAGTCGAGGCTGCGGCTCTTTCCGACGAGGTTCCCGGCCACAGCTTGGGAACCACACAATTTCAGATTGAAGGCCAGGCTTACGGGCGTGCGAGCGATTACCCGATCGCGCGCCGGTGCACAGTCTCTTCCGGTTATTTCAAGACCTTCGGGGTCGGGATCCTGCGGGGCCGCGGATTCGAAGCCGTGGACCGCGCGAATGGCCAGCCGGTAGCTGTCATCAACGAGAGTTTTGCCCGGAAGTATTTCCCGAAGCGTGATCCCCTCGGCCAGAGAATCAAGACGGGGCGTGCCGATTCCAGCACGCCCTGGCTCACCATCGTCGGGCTGGTCCCGGACATGCTCATGCAGGGCCTCGGCCGCGACGAGCAGACCGGAGCCGGGTACTATATTCCGATCGCGCAGCAATCCCGCGAGTCTGTCGGTCTTGCGCTCAAAACTCGCGGCGAGCCGGGTGCCGTGACTCCAGAACTGCGAGCCGCGGTCGCCTCACTTGACCGGGACCTGCCAATCTATGATGCTCGTTCTATGAAAGAAGTAATCGCGAGGGAATCATGGTTCGTGGGCGTCTTCGGCTCGTTTTTCCTGGCGTTTGGCGCCAGCGCCCTGCTTCTCGCGGTCACCGGTCTCTATGGAGTCATGTCGTTCTCAGTGATGCAACGCACCAGGGAGTTCGGCATTCGTATGGCTCTTGGCGCGCAGGGCGGCCAGCTGCTTGGTCTCATCATGAAGAAGGGGGTCTTCCGGCTTGCGTTGGGACTGTTCCTCGGCCTGGGGCTCGGCTTGCTGGCCGGCGGCTTCCTGCGGACACTGCTGTTTCGCGTGAGTCCGCGCGATCCCCTCGTGCTTGTCACAATCCTGGCAGTGCTGGCGCTCGCAGGCCTGTTGGCGAATCTGATTCCTGCCCGCCGCGCCACGAGGATCAATCCCGTCATCGCCCTGTCTTCCGAGTGA
- a CDS encoding ATP-binding protein, whose product MFTRTLRLPDHSFFLFGPRSTGKTTWLRDKLGNALWFNLVLDRDYLPLLQDPGLFRSAVEARPPGSWVVVDEVQRLPSLLREVHDLISIHGDEYRFAMSGSSARKLRRMDVDLLAGRVIERRMFPLTSMELSFPRDISKLLAIGTLPAVQQKSDLAVDLLEAYAGTYLREEIQQEALVKDLGSFARFLRIAAIMNGQAVNTAGIARDAGVARTTVQRYFDTLIDTLVGCWVPGWQPRAKVREAARAKFYLFDAGVARTLANRVRDPLTDLEKGALLETFFLHELRSAAAYLNAGGEISYWHTPSGVEIDFIWSRGNASIAFELKSSARWQRQYSSVLRRSVDEKMVSRAFGIYLGAHVLRDGKVEILPIQEFLSRLWTGRILRVQA is encoded by the coding sequence ATGTTTACACGTACACTCCGTTTGCCGGATCACTCCTTTTTCCTGTTTGGGCCCCGCAGCACCGGCAAGACCACGTGGCTGCGCGACAAACTTGGAAATGCGCTCTGGTTCAACCTGGTGCTGGATCGTGATTACCTGCCTTTGCTGCAGGATCCAGGGCTGTTTCGAAGTGCCGTGGAAGCCCGTCCTCCGGGGAGCTGGGTGGTCGTCGACGAAGTCCAGCGGCTCCCTTCCCTGCTTAGGGAAGTGCACGACCTGATTTCGATCCATGGCGATGAGTATCGATTCGCGATGAGCGGCTCGAGTGCCCGCAAGCTGCGCAGGATGGATGTGGATCTGCTCGCCGGCCGCGTGATCGAACGCCGCATGTTTCCGCTCACGTCGATGGAACTCAGCTTTCCGCGTGATATCAGCAAACTCCTTGCGATCGGGACGCTCCCGGCGGTGCAACAAAAGTCCGATCTGGCAGTGGACTTGCTCGAAGCCTATGCAGGCACCTATCTGCGAGAGGAAATTCAGCAGGAAGCGCTGGTCAAAGACCTGGGTTCGTTTGCGCGGTTTCTCCGGATTGCGGCGATCATGAACGGCCAGGCGGTCAACACTGCCGGCATTGCGCGCGATGCGGGAGTCGCTCGAACAACCGTGCAGCGTTATTTTGACACGCTGATAGACACGCTGGTCGGATGCTGGGTTCCTGGCTGGCAGCCTCGGGCGAAGGTGCGTGAAGCGGCGCGGGCGAAGTTCTACCTGTTCGATGCCGGCGTAGCACGCACTCTCGCCAACCGCGTCAGGGATCCTTTGACCGACCTGGAAAAAGGAGCCCTCCTGGAAACTTTTTTTTTGCATGAACTTCGTTCCGCCGCTGCCTATCTGAATGCCGGCGGCGAGATCAGCTACTGGCATACGCCGTCGGGTGTTGAGATTGATTTCATTTGGTCGCGCGGCAACGCGTCCATCGCCTTCGAACTGAAGAGCTCCGCCCGGTGGCAAAGGCAGTATTCTTCCGTGTTGCGCCGGAGCGTAGATGAAAAAATGGTCTCGAGGGCGTTTGGGATCTATCTGGGAGCTCATGTCCTGCGAGACGGGAAAGTCGAGATTCTGCCGATCCAGGAATTCCTGTCCCGGCTCTGGACGGGGAGAATACTCCGTGTCCAGGCCTGA
- a CDS encoding tetratricopeptide repeat protein translates to MRLRPTKLIPARLALITAVVWFSLAGLADPIFAQRGGKSGQSNSAAEAEMQKGIAFTRSGKFSEAIPHFLAAQGQVSDAFALSFNLALCYVGTGQYPPAIALLNELRQNGGSNANVENLLAQSLIGNRQPEEAFAAFQRAARLAPDNEKFYLYIIESCMNGGYYDMGLKVVEAGLKRLPRSASLVFEHGILLARLDFIDEAMKELQKVSQLAPGSDVAYIAAAQKCIFESNVEEAVRIAREGIGKGKQHFMLLALYGEAVILSGIEVRSPEFADARSALEQSVALSPTYVSARMSLGKLYLMEGRIDDAIVHLNVARELDPKNSAVYSNLAAAYRRRGDTARAEEMLAILDKLNKEEIERIRNAPGDRKAGYMANPVIKKK, encoded by the coding sequence TTGCGGCTGCGACCAACCAAACTCATCCCTGCGCGCCTGGCGCTGATCACGGCCGTGGTGTGGTTTTCCCTGGCCGGCCTGGCCGACCCGATATTTGCCCAGCGCGGCGGCAAATCCGGACAGAGCAACTCGGCGGCAGAAGCCGAGATGCAAAAGGGAATTGCATTTACCCGCAGCGGAAAGTTCAGTGAAGCCATCCCGCACTTTCTGGCCGCGCAAGGACAGGTTAGCGATGCCTTCGCACTCAGCTTCAACCTGGCGCTCTGTTACGTGGGTACCGGGCAATACCCGCCGGCCATTGCATTGCTCAACGAACTGCGACAAAACGGCGGCAGCAACGCCAACGTCGAGAATCTGCTGGCGCAGTCGTTGATCGGCAACCGGCAGCCGGAGGAGGCGTTCGCTGCTTTCCAACGCGCGGCCCGCCTGGCGCCTGATAACGAGAAGTTCTATCTCTACATCATCGAGTCGTGCATGAACGGCGGCTATTACGACATGGGCCTCAAAGTGGTGGAGGCGGGGTTGAAGCGCCTGCCGCGCTCCGCGTCCCTGGTGTTCGAGCACGGCATTCTGCTCGCCCGGCTGGATTTTATCGACGAGGCCATGAAGGAACTCCAGAAGGTAAGCCAACTGGCGCCGGGGAGTGATGTCGCTTACATCGCCGCGGCTCAGAAGTGCATTTTCGAGAGCAACGTGGAGGAAGCCGTACGCATAGCCCGCGAGGGCATCGGCAAAGGGAAACAGCACTTCATGCTGCTGGCACTCTATGGCGAGGCGGTGATCCTCTCCGGGATCGAAGTCCGCAGTCCGGAATTCGCCGATGCCCGCTCCGCTCTGGAGCAGTCCGTCGCGCTGAGCCCCACCTATGTCAGCGCGCGGATGTCTCTCGGCAAGCTGTATTTGATGGAGGGCCGCATCGACGATGCCATCGTGCACCTGAATGTGGCCCGGGAGCTGGATCCGAAAAACTCCGCGGTCTATTCCAACCTGGCAGCAGCCTACCGCCGGCGAGGTGACACAGCGCGGGCCGAAGAGATGCTCGCTATCCTGGACAAGCTAAACAAAGAAGAAATAGAGAGAATCCGAAATGCGCCCGGCGACCGCAAGGCCGGCTATATGGCGAATCCTGTCATAAAGAAGAAATAG
- a CDS encoding CRTAC1 family protein — protein MLPWSRSRRRFLTRLGQAGLFAVLPRGIRDIFSAPQAPPVFEEIAPNVSGIHWRHVAGLTPEMYVPESLGAGCAWIDYDNDGWMDIYLINSGKCDFFDPPRPLRNALYHNNRDGTFTDVTERAGAFGTAYGMGVAVGDYDGDGFPDLYVTQYPRNVLYHNNGDGTFTDVTEKAGVAAPGWSTSAVWFDYDNDGRLDLFVCEFLEFSKAKNIYCGTPALRAYCMPTAYPGLPCRLFHNNGDGTFTDVTREVGLLKEAKAWGVVAADINNDGWMDLLVSNDKLPAFLFANRKGKFEDIGPLSGVAYNVMGVARSTMCVDAADFDQDGWIDLFTTTIDHEMYSLYRNLKNEIFDDLSIPSGIGAATMRMSGMGSRLFDYDNDGDIDLILCNAHVDTVVQQRIPDVKYNEPMLLFRNSGGRWQNVSAQSGPIFAKDIGARGLALGDFDNNGSVDLLISTNDGPPILLRNNAGRQNHWLGVRLRGRKANPDAIGAKITYQSGDFQRHRWLVGRGGFLSAHDPRVVLGLGPRTKMDWIEVKWPPPSDKVERFVNPPIDRYVTIVEGEGKWV, from the coding sequence ATGCTCCCCTGGTCTAGATCGCGCCGCCGTTTCCTGACCCGGCTCGGCCAGGCTGGGTTGTTTGCCGTGTTGCCGCGCGGCATACGCGACATCTTCTCTGCGCCACAGGCGCCGCCGGTGTTCGAAGAGATTGCTCCCAACGTAAGCGGTATCCACTGGAGACACGTCGCAGGGCTTACTCCCGAAATGTACGTGCCCGAATCGCTCGGCGCCGGCTGCGCATGGATCGACTATGACAACGACGGCTGGATGGACATCTACCTGATCAACAGCGGCAAGTGCGACTTCTTTGATCCGCCCCGGCCGCTCCGCAACGCGCTCTATCACAACAACCGCGACGGCACGTTCACCGATGTAACCGAACGCGCGGGCGCCTTCGGCACTGCCTATGGAATGGGCGTCGCGGTCGGGGATTACGACGGCGACGGATTCCCCGATCTTTACGTCACGCAGTACCCGCGCAACGTCCTCTATCACAACAACGGGGATGGCACTTTCACCGACGTGACGGAGAAGGCCGGCGTAGCCGCGCCGGGCTGGTCCACCAGCGCCGTCTGGTTCGACTACGACAACGACGGCCGCCTCGACCTGTTCGTCTGCGAGTTCCTGGAATTCAGCAAGGCGAAAAACATTTACTGCGGCACCCCGGCCCTGCGCGCCTACTGCATGCCGACTGCGTATCCAGGATTACCATGTCGGCTGTTCCACAACAACGGCGACGGCACCTTTACCGACGTCACCCGCGAAGTGGGTCTCCTCAAAGAGGCCAAGGCCTGGGGGGTCGTGGCGGCTGACATCAACAACGATGGCTGGATGGACCTGCTCGTTTCCAACGACAAACTCCCCGCTTTCCTCTTCGCCAACCGCAAGGGCAAATTCGAAGACATAGGCCCCCTCAGCGGCGTCGCTTACAATGTCATGGGCGTGGCCCGCTCCACCATGTGCGTGGACGCCGCCGACTTCGACCAGGACGGCTGGATCGACCTCTTCACCACCACCATAGACCACGAGATGTACTCGCTCTATCGGAATCTGAAGAATGAGATTTTTGACGACCTTTCGATACCCAGCGGCATCGGTGCCGCCACCATGCGCATGAGCGGAATGGGGAGCCGCCTCTTTGACTACGACAACGACGGCGACATCGACCTGATTTTGTGCAACGCTCACGTGGACACGGTCGTGCAGCAGCGCATCCCCGATGTGAAGTATAACGAGCCGATGCTGCTCTTCCGCAATTCCGGGGGGCGCTGGCAAAACGTCAGCGCGCAGAGCGGGCCCATCTTTGCCAAAGACATTGGCGCACGCGGGCTGGCGCTCGGCGATTTCGACAACAACGGCTCGGTGGATCTGCTGATTTCGACCAACGACGGTCCGCCGATCCTGCTGCGGAACAACGCCGGCCGGCAAAACCACTGGCTCGGTGTCAGACTCAGGGGCCGCAAGGCCAATCCCGACGCCATCGGTGCGAAGATCACCTATCAGTCGGGAGACTTCCAGCGCCACCGCTGGCTCGTCGGCCGCGGCGGCTTTCTCTCGGCACACGACCCGCGCGTCGTGCTGGGCTTGGGCCCGCGCACCAAGATGGATTGGATCGAAGTAAAATGGCCCCCGCCTTCAGACAAGGTCGAGCGCTTCGTCAATCCGCCCATCGATCGCTATGTCACAATCGTCGAAGGAGAGGGCAAATGGGTGTAA
- a CDS encoding tetratricopeptide repeat protein, translating to MNAKNLLAPFFLLLIAAAALPAQEQKYPRGLQITIQGEVRYAQGGRAAENVLVRLEYLSGGMAGQVRTDRTGKFSFAGITQSLYRVTVSTVGYQPATQDVDLTTSPNAHIILTLAPDKPVQENRVSQNTDSMIDSKVPIEARDEYEKGRATLLDGSDPANGIQHLENAVKIYPGFLQAQLLLGTAYLDLHQMDKAESALKRVLEMNPKAGPALLALGEVYLETKRFPEAEKALQQGLQWDNASWQGHLAMGRLYLDTGDAAKAGPEIGRALQLKPDNAETYLYAGNLLLKANKAEDALQMFSQYLHLAPKGQYAAETQKVVEKIKKAIAEKKK from the coding sequence GTGAACGCGAAGAACTTGCTGGCGCCTTTTTTCCTTCTTCTCATCGCAGCGGCAGCCCTGCCGGCACAGGAACAAAAATATCCCAGAGGTCTGCAGATCACCATCCAGGGAGAAGTTCGCTACGCGCAGGGGGGCAGAGCTGCCGAGAACGTCCTTGTTCGCCTGGAGTATCTTAGCGGCGGCATGGCGGGACAAGTTCGCACCGATCGTACGGGCAAATTTTCCTTCGCCGGCATCACTCAGTCGCTCTATCGAGTCACTGTATCTACCGTCGGATACCAACCCGCGACCCAGGACGTGGACCTGACAACTTCCCCGAATGCCCATATCATCCTCACACTGGCCCCTGACAAGCCCGTTCAGGAGAATCGAGTCAGCCAGAACACGGACAGCATGATCGATTCGAAAGTGCCGATAGAGGCTCGAGATGAATATGAGAAAGGCCGCGCGACATTATTGGACGGCTCCGATCCTGCAAACGGCATTCAACATTTGGAAAATGCCGTAAAAATCTATCCCGGCTTTCTCCAGGCGCAACTCCTGTTGGGAACCGCCTACCTGGACTTGCATCAAATGGACAAAGCCGAATCCGCTTTGAAGCGAGTGCTGGAGATGAATCCAAAGGCTGGCCCGGCCCTGCTCGCGCTTGGTGAAGTCTACCTCGAAACCAAAAGATTTCCGGAGGCCGAAAAAGCGCTGCAACAGGGACTGCAGTGGGACAATGCTTCCTGGCAGGGCCATCTTGCCATGGGCAGGCTCTACCTGGATACGGGGGACGCTGCGAAGGCAGGCCCCGAAATCGGCAGGGCGCTGCAGCTGAAACCTGACAACGCCGAGACTTACCTTTATGCAGGCAATCTCCTGCTGAAAGCAAACAAAGCCGAGGATGCCCTGCAGATGTTTTCCCAATATCTGCATCTGGCCCCCAAGGGCCAGTACGCCGCCGAAACTCAGAAGGTCGTGGAGAAGATCAAGAAAGCCATCGCAGAAAAGAAGAAGTAG